The DNA segment AAGAACCGGAGTCTGAGGTGGGGGTGTCGAACTCGGGAGCgaactttattcttttacagAACATTAACTGAAACTCCTCGCTCCGTCAGACATAACAGCCAACTCAGTAACAACAACACCCCCCCTGTCTCCTCACGCCcgcccctccgggtggcaaccactCCCCTGTCAATGGTTCCGTGGTGAATTATGTACCAGCAACATAGCAATACAcgatacctgcactgctccggTTTCTGGCAGGCAATGGCCTCCTagtaagtcaaacacagcgacagtagatccaaataactttggtcttgctacaagagccatctgccagggctttgaagctaacattagcaatgtaAATACTCCTCTCTGTCTCcgtttcccatcaatatttgtccCAGCTTgcggctacagagttaccgtgcgtcaacaaccaaactacggtgggggccgagggtcaaacaggaggagtcCACGTTAATCGCCTGTCAAAATTGCCGAAATAAAGGGAACTTCCTTTAACGCCATTAACGCTTAACTTGTACAGCCCTAATGAATACTTAATGAATATGAAGCTTCCTGGCATGAAATGTCCACAAATGACAAAAGGTCTAAAAAATCGAAaaagattatattattatacaataaatgtattatactACAAACAAAAGATGCGggaaaaaactgacaaaaatatGTTGACAACAATCTTGAACATGTCTAAGAATTCATTATTAAGATTATTCTGTTCtgtttatataataacaataacagagcAACTTGGGGCATTATCAGGAATATTATCAAGTGTATTATTAGGAATAGTACTAAGAAGGCAGACTAACctcatattttattgttggaaacaccaacaattaaaaaactgtcaaaaaatCCTCAATGAAACTATAGCTAATTCCATTTTCCTGACAAATAAGAAAATCAACCATTTTAAAGCAAAATCAAGTTGAAAATGGAAGCGCTAAAAAGGCTAATCAATGAGAAAGTAGAAGCGCTGAGATAGAAGAGATGGGTCGTTCATAATTTCAGACCGGAAcctaatgaaataaaagcactgTGATGATGTCCGGTGTCACTCCACGATGTGGCGTATCCGTGTTTCTTTCCCCCTGAAGCACAGGAAGTAAAAGACGTGACTCACACTTCAAAACGTTGAATGAACATTCACTTGGTATGATGCTTTATTGTATTTACACATTACCAGTACAAGACCAATGTacatttgatgatgatgatgatgatggtgaatcACTGTGCAAGTGGGACATAGTATCATCAAAAAAATGCCACGTGAGTTGTGCCGAGTGGAGATATGGGTACGAAGCTTGAGCCAGCAGTCATGCAccttcacaacaacaacaccaccaCGACTGCAGCTTcctgtcatttcattttttacagcGTGCCGCCGGCCGTCGGAGGACAGATGGACGCCCCGGATTTAGAGGAAGTGGCCTACGATGGCAACTTTTCATTGGAgcggacatcatcatcatcaaggccgtcactgccccccccccacacacctgAGTAGCGAGCTGTACAGATGCGGTGTGTGCGACACGATGGATATGTGGGATGAAGTCCCCACGGGGGCGGCAGTAGCATACCATGAAGGCTGCGTTGGATCTTTCTGTCCTTTTCTGTCATCGAGCTCAACTTCAAGTCGCTTTGTGGCGTTGCCGAGATGAGGAAGCCTTCCCCTCGCCCCAAATACAGCCCCCCTTCCCCCTTTGCAGAGCCCCCTAGTGAGCATGAGACCTTCCAGAATTTGCGGGCACCGTGGCTCCCCCGGACCCCCTCTGTCCGTGATCCCTCCGACCGTGGCCAAGGATACAGTGTGCGCTGCCGCACccttcgtcgtcgtcgtcgtctccCTCGCTTTCGGAGGACGATTCTCCGAACTGCCGTGGCTTCTCATAAATACAGCAGCCTGAAACGCAGCACGCTGGATTAGTATGGAAAACTATGGTGGcacaacattaaaacattccatgaaaattcatgaattcatcacacataCATCTCTTTCCTCCATACAGGCAGGAAGAGcgctcactctgtgcattgaaTTCAGAACCTTGCTGTTAATGGCGTGAATGGAGGAACCCGTTTGTCAATCAGACAGTGTCTTGGTATcagtggggggaggcggggcttcTAGCATACACAGAACGGTGCAGAGGAGAGTAACCTAGTCCAAATTAAATGTGTCGTGTTTTGATTTTTtccttgtacttttcttaaaggggacctatcatgaTCATTTAtccaccatccattcatcattgaggtgtggactcctatagagcagctacacacaataacacacacagaaaacttcAATGTGAACTTCAACGTGAACTTCCAGGATCTGcccctattccagctgtatgtcCTCGGATacgtgcttcccgccaaaacggtctgttttaatttattcccagCCCGGCCCTGTCGAGTGCACTTGgtgttcccagcatgccttgtggcttTTTCACACTTTAAAAAGTGAGCTGCGCATCTGCAATCCAAATAATCTTCATATTATTCCTTTATCATTTCAATTAAGATTGCGTTTGACAGTTTGACAATAAAGTTATGGATTTTAAAATAGCACACGTCAGTCAAAGCCTCTCTGGTTGTCCAAATATGATTCATAAAGATCCACTCACATTTGGAAGACCTCCTCCCCAGGTGCTCATTGTCCACCGTGTCACTGGACCACTCCACCTTCTTCTccgtcttcctcttcctcagctTGATTGTCAGGCTGCGGCCCTCCTGAAGCGTGAGAGATCCATCATGAGGACAGCAGTGTCGACACGCAACCAGTTGGTCCggagaacaacggcatgaacagagtgagcccttttgtcagttaTACAGTCACTGTTTCTCAGTGGGTGGAGACAGTGGAAGCACACAGaagcagtggtgggcaaaaccctTCATTTCAGTCAACCGGATCACTACGTGttgattcagtaaaaagatccgttcatttggGTCAGTTGgtggttagcctgtgatctccccctgtgcatcgAGTCAGTTCgctcactcatgttcacgttggttccgactcaacagcgcaacaacacgtgatgactagaggtgtgtcggtcatgaacgaacgggtcaaaagaactagttctttttttgtgaacagcCTGAACGagtcaccgacagtgtcggtcaatctctcgttatttcagtcagctaaccccacccacagaACGAGGCGCagcgataggataagacaggcaagcacgcagatagtcccgccctgtaAAAGGAACgatgaactgactctccagccaatcaaaaaaaagcatttgcaactgaacggactgaacgggtattttaggggcgtcGACCTCgttcattaaataacaccctttACACTacattgcttatcctcattagggggcatgctggagcctatcccagctgtcttggggcgagaggcggggcacagccttggctgatcgccagccaatcacaaggcacaatTAGATCATATTTGCATATCATAAAATCTTCAAATGCATCAATTGAATGTCTTTAATTTATACTGTACTTCAttaatttttatgcttaaaaatgcttaatttaggcccaAATACACGGATGGGTCTTAACGCGGCCTTTTGGTCCCCAGCATGATGCTCGTTATTTCAGGTGGCCAACATTTAACGTCTGCAAGGTTGGGCTTAGGTGCAGCGAGGCCTTGTTTGGGTTAGCAACTGTCCAAGGGATCGCCAGGCGCAGTCAGCCGAAGAAGTGCAGTCCGTGTGCTTTACCTGCTGGGGTGGCGGCGGCGTGCTGGTTTCAACGGTCTCGGTTATGGTCTCACTTGACGTCCCAGGAACCTCTGCCATCCCCGCGGCTGCTTcgctaacgctaacgctaacgttAGCTAACTTTTACGACGAGAACTGTTTGGCGTCCGACAGTCGCCAGTCGCCTCTTTATCGCCTGTCTCGAAAACGTCAATAACAATCGACGGTGATATAAACcgaatattgtatatatatatataaaaaacagaaGGGCGGATGAATTAGCACTCTGATGGGATGTGGACCACCAATATAGTAAAGAATAAGGAGATAACAAAATGTTGACAGATTCGAAACGGAAGTGTGAAATGTTGTTGAACTATTTAATGTAAAATCACAACGTTCTGAAACATATAATAAAAAAGCGCACAATAAGCAGTCATAGTATTATATTGTAGACGAAACACCAGCGATTGACGCGTTCCTGTTGCAGTTTGCGTGAGTATACGACGattgaattgttttattttgaaaaatagcCGGATGCTGTGTTTCTGTTTGTATGTTGGGAGGAAGATATTAGTTGACGGACAGGTAGGACTTCCTGTTGTCCGTTCAGTAAAAATGTGTGGGACACAATTTGCTGGCATTTGAAGAGATTATTAGGACATTTcagcaaatattaaaaaatgtcccAATTCATTGCATTGCTGTggtgatttgatttatttaaaaactacattaaaTCGTTTGAAACGTTTTAAAATTGAAAGGTCACCGAAGGCACCGCTGTGGAAGCACAAGTAAGTATCACGTAAATATGAGCAGCCAGCTCTGAAACATCCTTCTTCCATTTGATATCCAATCTACTGTGTTTCCACTTTTGTCAATTTGAAatcgcagcagcagcaggagcggCATGCCTTTAAGGATGTGGAGGGCATGTTCTGTTCAAAGGCTGGCGCGGACAGAAGGAATTCGACTCTGTTCAAGTATCTCGCCTTCAACCTTACCAAGCATTAAGTCAAAACCGCATCTGCGTCTTCAAGCTGAAAAGCAAAAGCGGAAAAAACAGAGGGAAAATGCCATACTGTCAACTCAACACAATGTAAGTACTCATTACTCATTACACATAGGCAGTTTGCCACAGAATTGTCATATATTGGTGAGCCTACACGGCTGACATGGAGGCTAATGATTGCATCATTGGCCCATGATGCATTTGGAATTGTAATGCTGTAGGagcaagacaaaaaaagtgagtaaagtacatgagaaacaaaaaggtTTAGAACTACAATGgactttatttcttctttttctttttccttatgTGATAAGACGGTGCTTCCTTTtcgatgggatgggatgggatgggatgggggtCCTAGGAGCACCCAGGCCAATcctgctttgtggaaattcacttatcacgattgTGTCTGGAACCCATAAAGCgctataaatgagggattactgtatgccTAATGGGGAGCGTACACTGACAGCTTTAGCGCTTTTCTAATGCCGtggcgataggaacaagccccagGTATCATTGCAAGAATAGAACATTTGGTGTTGCTAGCCTGCAAACCAGTGAAGAAATGTCACTCCATGGattccatgtttgtttacaagtgagttTGCATGTCAAAGGCAGgagaaaaggagcgcttgatttgctcattgTCACCCTACATCACAGGTCATTTTGCGTCATTGGagcgctttttaaaaaaatcaaggcTGTTTAGTAATGTTATTGGGTTTATTGGTATGTATCATAATTCTTCATATTTAACGTCTATTTAGATTGTGTTCAGGGCTGCACAACGAGCGAGTGGTTAggacgcaggccacacagctacacataagataccagtatgagataccaggattataccagtatgagataccaggattataccagtatgagataccagtattataccagtatgagataccaggattataccagtatgagataccaggattataccagtatgagataccagtattataccagtatgagataccaggattataccagtatgagataccaggattataccagtatgagataccaggattataccagtatgagataccagtattataccagtatgagataccagtattataccagtatgagataccagtattataccagtatgagataccagtatgagataccagtattataccagtatgagataccagtatgagatacaagtattataccagtatgagataccagtattataccagtattataccagtattataccagtatgagataccagtattataccagtataagataccagtattataccagtataagataccagtattataccagtataagataccagtattataccagtataagataccagtattacaccagtataagataccagtattacaccagtattataccagtataagataccagtattataccagtatgagataccagtattataccagtatgagataccagtattataccagtatgagataccagtattataccagtatgagataccagtattataccagtatgagataccagtatgagataccagtattataccagtatgagataccagtatgagataccagtattataccagtataagataccagtattacaccagtataagataccagtattacaccagtataagataccagtattacaccagtattataccagtatgagataccagtattataccagtataagataccagtattataccagtatgagataccagtattataccagtatgagataccagtattataccagtatgagataccagtattaca comes from the Doryrhamphus excisus isolate RoL2022-K1 chromosome 14, RoL_Dexc_1.0, whole genome shotgun sequence genome and includes:
- the ppp1r11 gene encoding E3 ubiquitin-protein ligase PPP1R11; its protein translation is MAEVPGTSSETITETVETSTPPPPQQEGRSLTIKLRKRKTEKKVEWSSDTVDNEHLGRRSSKCCCIYEKPRQFGESSSESEGDDDDDEGCGSAHCILGHGRRDHGQRGSGGATVPANSGRSHAH